The DNA region GGTCTTTGATTTTCCGCATGTCGTGAATCGCAAAAACGGCCGCACACTTTTGCGCGACATGCCCTAGCGAACGGGACAGAGCATGAAGATCGCGACCTGGAACATCAACGGCGTCAAGGCGCGCATCGACAATCTCACACAATGGCTCAAGGATTCCGATCCCGATGTCGTCTGCCTGCAGGAGATCAAGACGATCGACGAAGGCTTCCCCCGGCTGGAGATCGAAGCGCTCGGCTATCATGTCGAGACGCACGGCCAGAAGGGATTCAACGGCGTCGCGATCCTCTCCAAGACTTCACCTTTTGAGGTCAACCGCGGCCTGCCCGGCGACCCGCTGGACGAACAGGCGCGTTTCCTAGAAGCGGTGTTCACGCTGCCCGACACGCGCATCCTGCGCGTCTGCTGCATCTATCTCCCGAACGGCAATCCCGTCGACACCGAGAAATACCCCTACAAGCTCGCCTGGATGGAGCGCCTGAGGAGCTTTGCGGCCGAACGGCTGGCCTATGAAGAGATGCTGGTGCTTGCCGGCGATTACAACGTCATTCCTGAACCGCACGACTGCTTCGATCCCAGGGTCTGGGAAAGCGATGCGCTGTTCCTGCCGCAGACGCGGCAGGCATTCCGCAGACTTGAAAATCTCGGCTTGACCGATGCGGTGCGCGCGACGACGGATGCGACGCGGCTCTATTCCTTCTGGGACTATCAGGCGGGTGCATGGCCGAAGAACAACGGCATCCGCATCGACCATCTGCTGCTGTCACCCGAAGCAGCCGACCGGATGACGTCGGCAACTATCGAAAAACATGTGCGGGCGTGGGAAAAGCCGTCCGACCACGTACCGGTGATCGCCTATTTCGATTTCGCGGCCTGAGATCCGAGCACTTGGCAGAGCGTCATTTCAGAGACGCGGTGGAGGATGCGCGGGCTGAATGCCGCGTGGCGCTGAGTGGTAGGTTTCAGTCAGAACCGCTCGAAATGGCGTGCGACAGCGAAACAGCCGTGCGACGGTCGGCCTCGTTGGCAACCGAGAAGGCCTGCTCCTGCAGCGCTTCCATCCAGCCGCAATCCTTCGGCTTGCAGCGGTCGAGGGCGGCGGTCATCAGCGCGAGACCGCGGGCCGTCTGGCCTTCGTCGAAAAGGATGTTTCCGAAAACCGCCATGGCGCCGGGATGGCCACTCTTACGGGCCTGGTTCAACCACTTTTTCGCCTGCTGCGGGCTGGCACTACCGCCCTCGCCGGCCAGCATCATCTGCGCCAGCTGGAACTGTGCCTCGGGAACGCCGAAGGTGGAGGCCACCTGGAAATAGAGCTGGCGCGCCTGAGTGAGATCGATCTTCACCGGGCTGCCGGCAATACCGTGCTTGTAGTAGTTGGCGAGCGAGAGAAGCGCGTTGACGAAGAAACCCGTGTCTTCCGAGCCGGGTTCGACACCCTGCTGGGCAATCTCACTATAGATCTTGAAGGCTTCGAAATCGTCCTGGGTGACGCCGTCGCCGTCGGCATACATGTTGGCGAGCGCCCAGCGCGAACCGGTATGGCCCTTTTCGGCGGCGTATTTGTAGGCCTCGACCGCCTCCTCCTTCTGACCGTTTTTGTAGGCCTTGAAGCCGAACTTGAAGAGGTCGAAAGGGCCGGATTCCTTGCTGACGTCGCTCTTGATGTCGAAAGCGAGAACCGGACCGGACAGCGCCATGGCCACCCACATGCCCATCAGCATGATTTTGAACAATTTGAACTCGGACGTTACCATTTCAACCGATTTCTTTCGCTCATCGCCCGCAGCCGGCGCTGACGCCGGGCATACCACCGATGTATTCCTTCGAGGCGAGCGATCCCGCGGCGAGCTCCATGGCCCCTTTGCCCGCGTCGCTTCCAGCCCATTGGCCTCTTTCGAGAGGCCGAATTTTCAGCATCTCATTCAGGACCACCCGGCTCGCGGCATGGCCCGACTGTAATCTTCCTGGCACCCCGTCGGCGGGCGCGGCATCCGCCTTCCCGCCTTTATCGCATTCGTAAATAGCAAATGTGACCAAACCGGTATCGACATCTGCCGCTAAGCCCGCCTGACTATGCGAACGGACAGATAACGACGGCAATGAATGGATCGACGGCATGATCGTGAGGTCGAATTTACGGTCGCAATAGCCTTGCCCGGAAAGAGAAACGGCCGCAATCACGCGGCTGTCGCCACTTGCGCCGTACGATCTGGTGTTACCGGAAAAAAATCGACCCATGCTACTGATTACACGCACCGTAAGTCTGCCATCACCTCGCCCGCAATACCGCTGCGCTCTCTTTGTGGCGGGAAATGGACAAATTCGCCCCATCGCCACCATACGCCATTCATCGTAAAAAACTGTTGCTGAATCGTCACAAAACGAGACCAGCAAATGACATGATTAACGGGCCGCGCACAAAGAAAAGCCCGGCAGTGCCGGGCTCTCAATTCTTCAAATCAGGAATTTAGAACTTGATCTTTATGCTTGTCGACAGTGCAGCGACCAGATCGTCATCGAAGGAGTAGGAAACATCATCTCCGTATGTGACGCCATTCCGGGTCACAGCACCAGACGAACCGCTCGTCAACACGCCCACGGCACCGGCAAAGCGCCATTCGATATGTTCGGTCGGTGTGTAGGCTGCACCGAGCCCCAGCGTCCAGCTGTCTGTCTGCGCGCCATACCCCTGGCTGGTGCCGCGGTCCCATGTCAGGCTGACTGCACCGGCCCATTGTTCATTGAATTTGTGGCCGACACCGCCGGAGATCGTCCAACCATCACGATAAAGGAGGTCGAGCGAGGTTAGACCACCCGCGGGGCAAGGCAAGCCGTTGGTCGGGCAGAATGCTACCGACTGCAGGACGCTCCAATTCGTCCATTTAACCGATCCGAATGCAAGCCAATCCGGAGCGATACCGCTTTGCAGCTTCAGCTCCAGCGAATCCGGAGCTTCGGCGGAACCGGAAACTGGTGTGACCAGGCCCCCATATAGCGGCACAACCGGAACTTGACGGAGATCAACAGTCCCGGACAGGTCATCGTACTTGACGCGACTGTTATAGACGAGGCTCGCGCGCATCGCATATTCCGGAATCTCGTAAGCAAGACCGGCGCGCCAGCCCCAACCGCTATCGTCGATATCCAGACGACCGACGCCAGTTCCAGTCCCGAGCAGAAGCGGAAGCGTTGAAACCAGACGTTCCTTGAAGCCTTCGACTTCCTGATAAAAAGCGCCGCCAATGAAGCGAAGCTGCCCAGGACCGACATCAAAACGATAGGAGCAGGTGCCGCCATAGTTCCGTGTTTTGATCTCTGTCTCAATGTTATCGTTGGCGCCGGCCCAATTCATGCCGGGGTCGGTGTGTGCGCCGAAGGGCTCCGAATAGTCAACGAGGCAGTCGACCGCATCGCCAAAACCAGCCTTAAAACCAATATAGGGGATGGTGTAATTTGAGGTATCGTCAGCCGTGTCTGGACGGCTGTTCAGATTGCCGCCCCCTGTCAGTATCGACGTATTCGTGTCTCGGACATCCTTCAGCTTGCGCTGCGGCGTGACGTAAGTCACGCCCGACTGAAATGAGAAAGGCGACGTATCGAACAGCTGATCGATGTTATAGCCGCCGCGCTCCAGGCCGCCGGCAAAGGACGGCGAGGCAAGCGACGAAAGAAGAACGAGCGACGTTACGCCCTTGGAAAACATACGCGATGCCATTGTGTCTCCCCCACTCCAGCAATTGATGTACGCCACTTTAGTAAGCGTTCGCTCGACATGGCAACGCGCCCCACGGCGGCGCTCCCAGGCATTGCAGTGGCTAACTTACGTAAAGAAATTGACGGACACGTCAAAAAATCTGGTTAATAAAATTCTATTCTAGAGCCATCGATTTTGAGACGGTCTTTTGGGTTTTCATTCCAAACAGTGCAGAAGCTGTATCAATCCGACAACAGTGACAGTTTTCACCAAAGGGATACCCCTAAAGCCAAAATCCACAGGCTCAGCGCCTCAAATCAGCCCCGCTCAAGACCGAATCAGGCGTTCCCCAAACGACGAAAGACGCGCCCCGAAGCAGGCGCGTCTTTGAAATAACTTACCAAAATCGACAATGAAACTTATCCGGCTTCGCTGACCCTGGAAAGCGCGGTATTCAAGCTGGCGATCTGCCCCTTCAACTCATCGAGACGCTCGCGCTCGGCCTCGACCACCTCGGGATTGGCGTTGGCGACGAACTTCTCGTTGGAAAGCTTGCCATTGATGCGGGCGATTTCTCCATCCATCTTGGCAATCGCCTTTTCCAGGCGGGCCCTTTCGGCAGCAAGGTCGATCAGATTGCCGAGCGGCAGGCAGACGGTGGCTTCGGCGACGACAATCTGGGCCGCGCCCTTCGGCGCATCGTCGGATAGTGATATCGCTTCCACGCGGGCAAGCCGCTTGATGGCGGCGTCGTGGCGGAACAGCCTTTCGCGCGTGAGATTGTTGGCCTTGACGACGACCAGCGGGGCGGTCGCCGACGGCGGCACGTTCATTTCGGCGCGCACGGAGCGGATGCCGGAGACGAGGTCGATCAGCCAATTGATCTCGTCGGCAGCCGCGTCATCCGCATAGGACGGCGCCGGCCATTCGGCATGGCAGACCAGCGTGTCGCGTTCCTTGCCTTCGCCTGCGGTATGCGCCCAAAGCTCTTCGGTCATGAAGGGCATGAAGGGGTGCAAAAGCTTGTAGATCTCTTCGAGAATATAGGCGCTGCAGGCCTGGGCTTCGGCCTTGGCGCCCTCGTCATCGCCATTGAAGACCGGCTTCAGAAGCTCGAGATACCAGTCGCAGACTTCGTTCCAGACGAAACGGTAGAGCGCGCCGGCCGCATCGTTGAAGCGGAAGGCTTCAAGCGCTTCCGTAACGTCACGTTCCGTACGGGCAAGCTCCGTAAGGATCCAGCGGTTGATGGTAAGCTCGGCCGCCTCCGGCACGAAATGCGGATCGCTCTTGGCGCCGTTCATCTCGGCAAAACGCGTGGCGTTCCAGAGCTTGGTGCCGAAATTACGGTAGCCGGCGATGCGGGCCGGATCAAGCTTCACATCGCGGCCCTGTGCGGCCATGATCGCCAGGGTGAAGCGCAGTGCGTCGGCACCGTATTCGTCGATCAGTTCCAGGGGGTCGATGACGTTGCCCTTCGACTTCGACATCTTCTGCCCGTTCTTATCGCGCACCAGTGCGTGAATATAGATCGTATGAAAAGGTTCGACGGGATCGCCATTCTCGTCCTTCATGAAATGCAGGCCCATCTGCATCATGCGAACGACCCAGAACGGGATGATATCGAAACCGGTGACGAGGACATTCGTCGGGTAGTAACGCGCAAGTTCCGGCGTCTCGTCGGGCCAGCCGAGTGTCGAGAAAGGCCAGAGCGCAGAAGAGAACCAGGTGTCGAGCACGTCCTCGTCCCGCGTCAGGATTTCGCCAGGCTTGAAGTTTTCGAGCAGGTCCTCGACATAGGCCTTCATCGGCCCTTCATGCGAGAGGTAATGCTGGATCGCCGCCTGCAGCGCCTCCTCCTCGGTCTTTTCGACGAAGACTTGGCCGTCAGGACCGTACCAAGCGGGAATCTGATGGCCCCACCAGAGCTGGCGAGAGATACACCACGGTTCGATGTTCTCCAGCCAATTGAAATAAGTGTTTTCCCAGTTCCTGGGAATAAACCTGGTTCTTCCCTCGCGAACGGACTCCAGGGCAGGCTGCCCCAATGTCTTGTTGTCGACAAACCATTGTTCCGTCAGCCGCGGCTCGATCGGCACGCCGCCGCGGTCGCCATGCGGGACCATATGCTTGTGCGGTTCGATCTTGTCGACAAGGCCGGCCTCTTCGAAGATCTCGACGATCACCTTGCGCGCATGGAACCGGTCCTGCCCTTCCAGACGGTCCCAGGCGCCATGCAGTGCCGCGGGATTGTCGAGACCTTCAAGGAAATCCTCATTATCCTTGATGGCAATGGTGCCATCGATATTCATGACGTTGATCGCACGCAGCTTCGCGCGCTTGCCGACTTCGAAGTCGTTGAAATCATGGGCCGGCGTAATCTTCACCGCGCCTGTGCCGGCTGTCGGATCAGCATAGGAATCGGCGACGATCGGTATCCTGCGGCCGACGATCGGCAGGATGACATGCTTGCCGATGATCGGCTTGTAACGCTCGTCTTCGGGGTTCACGGCAACGCCGGTATCGCCGAGCATCGTCTCCGGCCGCGTCGTGGCGACGACGATATAGTCCCGCGTCTCGAACGCAGTCGGCTTGCCTTCCTCGTCGAAGGCGATCGGATATTGATAGGTGACACCCGGCTCGAGCGGATAGCGCAGATGCCAGAGATGGCCCTTCACCTCGTGTTGCTCGACCTCCATGTCGGAAATCGCCGTCAGGAGTTTTGGGTCCCAATTGACAAGGCGCTTGTCCTTGTAAATCAGGCCTTCCTTATAGAGCGTAACGAAAACCTCGAGAACGGCCTGCGACAGGCCTTCGTCCATGGTGAAGCGCTCGCGTGACCAGTCGCAGGAGGCGCCGAGGCGCTTCAGCTGGTTGAAGATCAGGCCGCCCGATTCTGCCTTCCATTCCCAAATCTTGTCGATGAAGGCCTCGCGGCCCATCTCGCGGCGGCCCGGCAGCTGCTGCTCCATCAGCTTGCGTTCGACGACCATCTGGGTGGCGATGCCGGCGTGATCCATGCCCGGCTGCCAGAGCACGTCCTTGCCGCGCATGCGCTCGAAGCGCACCATGATGTCCTGCAGCGTATTGTTGAGCGCATGCCCCATATGGAGCGAGCCGGTGACATTCGGCGGCGGGATCACGATGGTGAAGGTCTCGGCCCCCGGTTTGGCGTTCGCGCCGGCGCGGAAGGCATCCGCCTCATCCCATTTCGCGGCGATTTTCGGTTCGACGGCAGCGGAATCATAGGTCTTGTCGAGCATTTTCTGACCAATTTCGAGGTTCGAGGATGGGCGTTTGTAAATAGGATGGCCACGACCAAGTCAATAAAAAAGCCGCCCCGGAGACCGGAGCGGCTTTTCCAGGAAAAATCAATCCGATCAGCGGCGCGGGCCGCGCGCCACGCGCTCGATTTCCTCGCGCACCAGCCGTTCGACCAAAGTTGGCAGATTGTCATCAAGCCATTCACGCAGCATCGGGCGCAGCATGTCCTCGGCAATCTCGTCCAGCGAGCGGCGCTCGGCGCCGTCGATCGCCGCGGCAAGCTCCTCGAAGGAGCGGCTGATCTGCAGACCGGCGTCTTCCGAAAGCAGTGACGGCTGGGTCTCGTCGACAACGCTCGGGAGGAAACGCTCGGTCGACGAAGTAGCGGACTCCAAAGCCGGTGGCGCAGTTTCGGCGGCAGCAGCGGCTTGCTCGGCGACGGCGACACGCGGTGTTTCGGCATGCGTCGGTTCTGGCGGCTGTTGGACGGGAACAGAGGAAACGAGTGCTGCGGCAGCGGCAAAAGCGGGCCGTGTCGGCTGCGGCTGCGGACTTGCAGCGCGCGGGGGCTCCGGCATCACGGCCGGCTGCGGCTCCGGCTGGCGGAAGCCGCTCGGAATTTCGCGCAAGGCTTGACCGGCCTGCACGGCGCTGCGCTCGGAGGCGGCGCGCACGCGGGCTGCGACATCGGCAAGCGACAGCGCGCGGGCCGGGGCTTCGGTCTCAGGGGCGGTGCCGGCCGAATTGGCGGCGACGAAACGTGGATCGGACGAGCGCATGGCCGGTTCGGGAAACTCCACGCCGGCATAGGTGTCATCCACCGTCAGATGGATTTCGGAGCCGTTTTCGTCGTCGTCGGCGCCGTAAACCGGCGGCACGGAAGCTGAAATCGCCTTGCCGGCGCCGGGTTCATTGCTTTCGATGATCTGGCGGATGGAGGCCAGAATTTCTTCCATGGACGGTTCACGCGCTACACTTGGCTGAGCCATATCTATCCCCGTTATCCCAACACAACGATCGGACGGTGTGGAGCGTTCATCCGAATCACCACGACCTTAGAATACCCCAGACGCGAAAAAAATCATCGAGAATCAAATGAATGCAGCCATGCACAGTTTTGTTACCGAATGCTTGCCGCCGATATTCGGAGATGGCAGCGTCAGAATAAACGATGTTTGTGAAGGCTTTTCCGCAGCACTGACAAAAACGGGCGCCAATGGCGCCCGTCGCTCGAATTCAACAGGGAGAACGGCGTCAGAAAACGAATTCGCGCGCCTTGGCGAAACCCGGCAGCGGCTTGACCGAAGCGTTGAAGAAGACGTTCTCCGAAATGGCGCCGCGCTCGGCGACGAAGACCTTGGCACGAGCGGCATTGCCATAGCCTTCGACGGTGACCAGACGCCCGCCATCGCGAAGCTGACCGAGAAGAGCGGCCGGAACCTCCTCGACCGCGCCGTTGACGAAGATCAGATCATAGGGCGCGCCGGCGGCGTAGCCCTTTTCGAGGGGGCCGGTCACAACCTCGACCTTGCCGTAGCCGGCAAGCTTTGCCTTCGCTTCGGTAGCCAGTGCCTCGTCGCATTCGAGGGCAATGACCGAGCCGGCGATGATCGACAACAGCGCCGATGTATATCCCGTGCCGCACCCGACCTCGAGCACGAAATCGTCTTTGCCGATGGCGGCCAGCTGCAGCAGCTTGGCGAGCGGCGAGGCCTCCATCAGGAAACGGGCCGGCTTGCCCGGTGCGGCGGCTGATATTTCGACGTCAGTGTCGATATAGGCGAGCAGCTTTGACTTCTCCGGCACGAAAGCCTCGCGCGGCACCGTCAGAAATGCCGTCAGCACGGAATGCGAGGTAACATCCGTGGTGCGGATTTGGGTGTCGACCATCTTTGCGCGCGCTGCTTCGAAATCCATCATGTCCTCTCGCTCTTGAAAAGCGGTTCCTGTCCCTCGTCTCTTAATCCCCGCCACGGATGCTTTCAAGGCTTGGCAGCGGTCGGCGAAAAGAATCCGCCAGGCGCCTCTTTCACGCCACAGGCGCAACGCCTGCGTGGAATGCCCAACCGCGTCATGTTATGATTTATAGAAGTAGGAGGAGCAGGCCATGTCTGCGATTTTCGAATATTTGACCCTGTTCGATTTCTTCATCCTCGCAGCGCTCATCGGTATCTTCTGCTGCGGGCTGCTGGACGGTGAAACGACCTGAGGAGGCCGAGCGCCGAAGCGCGCTGCCGCGTAGCTGGCATTGAGCCTGCGACAATCTAAGGCGGGCGACGCAAGACGTGTACGCTTGCCTGTAAAATAGCGTGCGGCCGAGCCGCCACCTCGAAAATCAGCGAGGTTTCGCAACTCTTTAGCAGACATGAGGAGAAATTGGAGGCCTCGCCCGGAATTGAACCGGGGTACAAGGATTTGCAGTCCTCTGCGTCACCACTCCGCCACGAGGCCTCACCTGTGACCGACATCGAAAAATATCGTGTGGTGGCCGCGATTTAGACCAGCTCTAGAATGAGCGCAAGACCTTTCATTCTGAATGTGATCCTTTTTTCATTCGGAATAGGCGTTTGCGGAAATCCTCCGGGACCGGCTACACCCTCTGATGATGATAGCCGGTTAACTAAATACCAATAAAAGTCCGGCCCTCCGGCATCCCCCCAAATAGTTAGGATTGTAATGCGAACCGATTTGGTTGATCCCCATTTTCTGGGGAGAAATCATGAACGACGCGACATTCGGCGAGACCGCAAAAGACATGTTCTTTTCACTGCTTGCGACGCTCAGGCGAAGCTCGATGGCCTATGTGAACGGAGGCAAGGAAGACGAGTGGGGCTATGCCCTCGTTACCGAACCCGTCACCGACATCAACACGAAGATGCCGATCACCGGCCACGTGATGCGCAAGGTCGTCGACGGCCAGTTTGTTCACCGCCAGATGACTGAGGACGAGTGCGAAGATTTCGACGCCGGCCGATCCTGGTGAATTGCCTGCCACTCGGGACACGAAGAACCGGCGGTATTTGAACAACTCCCAACTTGACTTAGAGCGCCTGCCCGCCATCTTATCGCCGTGGGAGGGATAGGAGCTGCGATGGAATGGGCTGCCCTAAAAGAAAGGCAGGGACGTGCGGCATATGATGCCGAGACCCGGGATCTCCACGTAAAGTTCGCTGGTTCCGCGCCGGTGAGACATGCGAACATTCCGCCACATGTCTATCAGAACCTTCTGGAGACGAACGATCCACACTTCTATTACCGATACTATATCGCGCCATCGCGCGTCCCACCGGCCCGTCGACAATCGGGCTCAATGGCAGTCCACGGGCTGAAGCTCGTTCTGCTTCTTGCCGCCTGCAGTCTCTTGATGGCAACCGAGCTTGATCCGGGCCATGGCGGGATTTTCGAGGAAAGCGAATTGAGATCGAATTAGAATCGCATTCACCCGGATGCATCCAGATCGAACTCGACAACCGGGCTTGCGTCATCAGCCAGCGATGATACCGACGCTCTCAAGCGAGGTCCTGTTCTGGGAACGAAAGCGGCGATCGTCCCGACCGCGATCGTTGTTGCCGTCGCGCTCGTTACGGCCGTTAAAATTGCGATAGTTGCGCGGCCCATTATAGCCGCCTTGGCCTTGATCGATGACGCAGCCTTCGGGGCGGCGGCAGATACCGCTCGCGTCAAAACCGCGGCTGTCCACGGCCTGCGCCTCGGCTGATGTGGCTGAGACGATCGCCGCCACCCAGAAGACTACAACAAAAAATGGCTTCATATCCTCACCCGGACCATCATGGCACGTTTCAGCGCCATAAAGCACCAATGCAGAAAACGATCGAAGTTCCGCAGGACGTCTCCGGCGACCGCCGCTACCCGGCCGGCTTTCGCCGCCTGTGCCACCAAACTGCCAGCCGGCGCCGAAGCCGACGGGCGATGGAAAGATCATGCGAGAGCACCAGGAGGCCGAGCGGCAGCATCCAGAAACCGAGGACCGGCAGGAAGCCCAGCAATCCACAGAAAACGAGGGCCGTGCCGATTGCCATCCGCCCGATGCGTGAGCGTGGCATGCCGATGCTGAAAGAGCCGAGCACAAGCCTGTGGTTTACGTGGTCGATACCGAAGCGCCCTGCCCGCCCTCTGCGCTTCTCGTTGCCCGTTGTCTCTTGGCGATCATTCCTATTTGTCATTTCCCAGAGATGGGCGCAGACTGTCCAAATACAAGTTCATTTCATTTTTTTGAAAAAACCGCTTGGCAAATCGGGCAAGCATTTGTATTAGCCCACTCACACCGCGCCAAGCAGTGATCCCTGGTAGCTCAGCGGTAGAGCATTCGACTGTTAATCGACAGGTCGCCGGTTCGAATCCGGCCCGGGGAGCCATTTTAGAGAATAAGTGTCTGTTTTTGTTGAGAAATCCAAAAACAGGCACTTGTTTCTCCACTCCCCTCTCCACTTTGGCGATCGGTCCATACCGCCCCGACCCTTCTTTTTTGCGACAGTTCTGTGGCTACTGATGTAGCTTCCTCTCCTGTCCGACGCCTTGATCTCCTCGTATCGCAGTTGATCAGATCCAGACAGGTAACGGCGCAGGTCACCCCACTCAAACAAAAGAGCCGCCGGCTGGTGAGACCGACGGCGCGCTTGTGGGGTCCAAGGCTGGTGTCCCTGGTGCTACCGACTAAAAATCAAAATACACGGTCATACCCGACCGACGACGATAGGGGTAATCGTCGCGATAGCCGTAATAGTCGCGGGAGCCGTAATACCGCGGACGATAGCACGAGCCATAATACCGGCAGTCGCGGTACACGTACCGATGTTTCTTCCAGTGGCCATACGCATGTCCATTACCATGGTGACGGTGTTTGACCTGCTCGACGTCGGGAGAATGCACATGTACGGCATTCGGCACGACGATAGGCGTGGCGTTTAGCGGCAGGGCGAAAGATGCAGACAAGACAATGGCTGCAAGTGTGGAAAAAAGCATCTTCATCGGCGCATCCTTTCAAGCTGCGATTCTGGATTAACAAGCATTAACCTTCGATGAACGACTGCCCGCCCACAGAAAACACCAGCCGACGCGCCTCTGGTGTGGTCGCGGTTGGCGCTCGAGCCGGCCATTGGCGTTCATGCTGTGCGCCGGGGACAGAACAGGCGCCCATGGGCAGTCAGCCGGCGGCAACCGGCTAGCGACGCGGCGCGCACGCCGCCGCTGCCTTGCTGCCGGCACGTCGGATAAAAATGTGAAAATGGCACGCCCATCAAGTTGGGCGTGCCGAGTTAACGATCCGTGCTCCGATAAAGCCACTTACCAGGCCTGGCGATTATACCAATCGTCAATGTCTCGCCGGGTTCGGTCTTTCTCGTAGCCGTAGCGCTCCTGAATCTTGCCTTCGAGCTGATCGCGCTTGCCGTTGATGACGTCAAGATCGTCGTCCGTCAGCTTGCCCCACTGCTCCTTGACCTTGCCCTTCATCTGCTTCCAGTTACCTTCGACGCGGTTCCAATCCATGGCTTATTCCTCCTATCGTTAGGAAAGAGGAACGGAGACGAGCGATAAGGGTTCCGCTTCGGCATGCCGCCAACCATTGCAGAACCAAAATTCTTCATGTGGGCAGCGAGTGACAGAATTGGCCCTCGCTCATGCCGGCGGAGGGCTCGATAGGGGATTCAGTATGCCCGCATCAGATTTGAAGCGGCGCAGGCCCTAATAGCTGCACGAACGCCCGTCGCCAGGTCGGAAGCCGTCGGCGCAGGCCGGGTTCATCGAATCGCCCGGCTGATACCCCGATGCTGAGCCATATGAATTTGGCGGTGTCGAGCACGCCGAGGCAATGGCCGCCAGAATAATTGCCGCAGCTGTTAAAGTTGCGCGAAATCTGTTCATGGATACTTCTTCTCCCATTTCCGCTGCGCTCGATGAGCGAGAGCCCCTCCCTCGGGAATAACGGGAGCATTTCCCGAGTTCATCTCCCCCGACGTCACTCTGTGTCTAAAGATATAGGCGCTCCCTTCGACGGACATAAGTTCCAGCCGCGAAAATCTTGCCGACCTTTATAAATTCTGCGCGCGGGATGAGCGGATATCGCCGGCTATGCCTGCGGCATTACCAGCAAGCACCCGCCGCATGCGCCCCGGAAGCGACACTGATTTCCGGGGCAAATTGATGAAGCCGCTCGAGCCTTCACTGGCATGCATTTGCCGCATCGGGTTGTGTCGAGCTATTGCCGGAGGTGGGAGCCGGGTTGCCGGTGCCGCCGGCCTGCTGGCGCTGACAGTCGTTTGGATCGCCGCCGGATCCGTTCGCACCAGTCGCACCGGCGCCCATCGTCGTATTTGCCCCGGCATCGCTGGAGTTGGTGTTGCCGGAACCACTGGCGTCCGAACCAGACATGGTGCCGCTGCCGGAACCTGAAGCTCCGCTGCCGCTGCCCGATCCCGAGCCTCCACCTGATTGCGCCATCGCCGACGATGCCAGACCGATCGTAATTGCTGCTACTGCCATCATTCTCAGAAGCATTGGATATCCTCCTCGCTGCTTCATTGCCGATAGGCAGCAAACAAAAGCCTCTGGAGATTGTTTCAGTTCGAAAACGTACAGGAACGTCGCTGCGTCGCGCACCGCCTCGGTCGATGACCGAACGATCCGCGGAAACGCCTTCATTCTTGACTCGGAGCTCGATGGGAACATAATAGGAACATCGGTGAGGCGGCAGATGAAAATCGGATTGGAAGCTCTGAAGGAGATCGAGGTCGTGCGTCCGCAGGCAGCCGAGAAATTGGCAGAAGAAACGTTGAGAGGAGAAGTCGACGCAGTTGTCGCTTTTCACCAAGGGGACGTCCGTGCCGCCATTACGACGCTGCTGCTGGATTGCCATCATCTCAGACTTCAGCTTGCCCTGAGAGATAAGG from Rhizobium sp. NLR16a includes:
- a CDS encoding OmpP1/FadL family transporter; translated protein: MASRMFSKGVTSLVLLSSLASPSFAGGLERGGYNIDQLFDTSPFSFQSGVTYVTPQRKLKDVRDTNTSILTGGGNLNSRPDTADDTSNYTIPYIGFKAGFGDAVDCLVDYSEPFGAHTDPGMNWAGANDNIETEIKTRNYGGTCSYRFDVGPGQLRFIGGAFYQEVEGFKERLVSTLPLLLGTGTGVGRLDIDDSGWGWRAGLAYEIPEYAMRASLVYNSRVKYDDLSGTVDLRQVPVVPLYGGLVTPVSGSAEAPDSLELKLQSGIAPDWLAFGSVKWTNWSVLQSVAFCPTNGLPCPAGGLTSLDLLYRDGWTISGGVGHKFNEQWAGAVSLTWDRGTSQGYGAQTDSWTLGLGAAYTPTEHIEWRFAGAVGVLTSGSSGAVTRNGVTYGDDVSYSFDDDLVAALSTSIKIKF
- the exoR gene encoding exopolysaccharide production regulator ExoR gives rise to the protein MVTSEFKLFKIMLMGMWVAMALSGPVLAFDIKSDVSKESGPFDLFKFGFKAYKNGQKEEAVEAYKYAAEKGHTGSRWALANMYADGDGVTQDDFEAFKIYSEIAQQGVEPGSEDTGFFVNALLSLANYYKHGIAGSPVKIDLTQARQLYFQVASTFGVPEAQFQLAQMMLAGEGGSASPQQAKKWLNQARKSGHPGAMAVFGNILFDEGQTARGLALMTAALDRCKPKDCGWMEALQEQAFSVANEADRRTAVSLSHAISSGSD
- the xth gene encoding exodeoxyribonuclease III, coding for MKIATWNINGVKARIDNLTQWLKDSDPDVVCLQEIKTIDEGFPRLEIEALGYHVETHGQKGFNGVAILSKTSPFEVNRGLPGDPLDEQARFLEAVFTLPDTRILRVCCIYLPNGNPVDTEKYPYKLAWMERLRSFAAERLAYEEMLVLAGDYNVIPEPHDCFDPRVWESDALFLPQTRQAFRRLENLGLTDAVRATTDATRLYSFWDYQAGAWPKNNGIRIDHLLLSPEAADRMTSATIEKHVRAWEKPSDHVPVIAYFDFAA
- a CDS encoding valine--tRNA ligase, whose product is MLDKTYDSAAVEPKIAAKWDEADAFRAGANAKPGAETFTIVIPPPNVTGSLHMGHALNNTLQDIMVRFERMRGKDVLWQPGMDHAGIATQMVVERKLMEQQLPGRREMGREAFIDKIWEWKAESGGLIFNQLKRLGASCDWSRERFTMDEGLSQAVLEVFVTLYKEGLIYKDKRLVNWDPKLLTAISDMEVEQHEVKGHLWHLRYPLEPGVTYQYPIAFDEEGKPTAFETRDYIVVATTRPETMLGDTGVAVNPEDERYKPIIGKHVILPIVGRRIPIVADSYADPTAGTGAVKITPAHDFNDFEVGKRAKLRAINVMNIDGTIAIKDNEDFLEGLDNPAALHGAWDRLEGQDRFHARKVIVEIFEEAGLVDKIEPHKHMVPHGDRGGVPIEPRLTEQWFVDNKTLGQPALESVREGRTRFIPRNWENTYFNWLENIEPWCISRQLWWGHQIPAWYGPDGQVFVEKTEEEALQAAIQHYLSHEGPMKAYVEDLLENFKPGEILTRDEDVLDTWFSSALWPFSTLGWPDETPELARYYPTNVLVTGFDIIPFWVVRMMQMGLHFMKDENGDPVEPFHTIYIHALVRDKNGQKMSKSKGNVIDPLELIDEYGADALRFTLAIMAAQGRDVKLDPARIAGYRNFGTKLWNATRFAEMNGAKSDPHFVPEAAELTINRWILTELARTERDVTEALEAFRFNDAAGALYRFVWNEVCDWYLELLKPVFNGDDEGAKAEAQACSAYILEEIYKLLHPFMPFMTEELWAHTAGEGKERDTLVCHAEWPAPSYADDAAADEINWLIDLVSGIRSVRAEMNVPPSATAPLVVVKANNLTRERLFRHDAAIKRLARVEAISLSDDAPKGAAQIVVAEATVCLPLGNLIDLAAERARLEKAIAKMDGEIARINGKLSNEKFVANANPEVVEAERERLDELKGQIASLNTALSRVSEAG